TCAGGAGTTTGCGCTGACCTTGGCCGGTGCGGTGCTGATCTCCGGCGTGGTGGCGCTGACGCTTTCGCCGATGATGTGCTCGCGCCTGCTGCGCCACGAAGAGAACCCGACCGGGCTGGCCCATCGCCTGGACGTGCTCTTCGATCGTTTGAAGGTGCGCTACCAGCGAGCCCTGCATGGCACCCTCAACACCCGTCCGGTGGTGCTCGTGTTTGCGGTCATCGTGCTCGGGTTGATTCCGGTCCTGCTCAAGTTCACCGAGAGCGAGCTGGCGCCTGAGGAGGACCAGGGCATCATCTTCATGATGGCCAGCGCACCGCAAACGGCCAACCTCGACTACCTGAACGCTTACACCGATCAGTTCCTGGAGATCTTCAAGTCGTTTCCCGAGTACTACTCCTGGTTCCAGATCAACGGCTTCAATGGCGTACAGAGCGGCATCGGTGGCTTCCTGATGAAGCCCTGGGACGAGCGCGAGCGCACCCAGATGGAAGTACTCCCCCTGGTGCAGGCGAAGATCGATCGCATCCCCGGCCTGCAAGTGTTCGGCTTCAACCTGCCCTCCTTGCCCGGCACCGGCGAAGGCCTGCCGTTCCAGTTCGTCATCAATACGGCAAACGACTACGAGTCGCTGCTGCAGGTGACTGAACGTATCAAGGAGAAGGCCGAGGCGTCCGGCAAGTTTGCCTTCCTCGATATCGATCTGGCCTTCGACAAACCGGAGATCGTCGTCGACATCGACCGCGAGAAGGCGGCGCAAATGGGCGTCTCGATGGAGGACCTCGGCGTGACTCTGGCGACGCTCCTGGGCGAAAGCGAAATCAACCGCTTCACCATCGAAGGTCGCAGCTACAAGGTGATCGCCCAGGTCGAACAGGCCTATAGGGACAATCCGGGCTGGCTGAGTAACTACTACGTGAAGAACGACCGGGGCGAGATGCTGCCCTTGTCCACGCTGATCCAGGTTCACGATCGTGCTCGGCCGACCCAGCTGAGCCAGTTCCAGCAGCTCAACGCCGCGACCATCCAGGGTTTTCCGATCGTCAGCATGGGTGAAGCCATCGACACGCTGCGCAGCATCGCCCAGCAAGAGGCGCCACAGGGATTCACCTTCGACTATGCAGGGGCGTCACGCCAGTACATTCAGGAAGGTACCGCGCTGTACACGACCTTCGCGCTCGCGCTGGCGGTCATCTTCCTAGTGTTGGCAGCGCAGTTCGAAAGCTTTCGCGATCCGCTGGTGATACTGGTCACCGTACCGCTGTCGATCTGTGGCGCGTTGATTCCGCTGTTCCTCGGCCTGTCTAGCATGAACATCTATACCCAGGTCGGGTTGGTGACGCTGATCGGATTGATCAGCAAGCACGGCATCATGATCGTCGAGTTCGCCAATCAACTGCGTCGGGAACGGGGGCTGAGTCGTCGCGAAGCGGTCGAGGAAGCCGCGGCAATTCGATTGCGGCCGGTGCTGATGACCACGGCGGCGACGGTGTTTGGCATGGTGCCGCTGATCCTGGCCAGCGGCGCAGGCGCGGTGAGTCGCTTCGATATCGGGATGGTGATCGCGACGGGCATGACGGTAGGCACCCTGTTCACCTTACTCGTCCTGCCGGCCGTCTATACCCTGTTGGCGAGCCCGGATCGCGCGCCGGATCGCGAAGCTGCCGTATAGCCTGCCATTACCGCACTGCATCTGCTCGCAGCACGGGGCGGATGCAGGCAGGTGTGGCTACCCTCGGCCTACCAGACTCTGCGACAGCCCATACATGAATAACAGCAGGTCCCGATCAGGGCGTGCCTGAGGCGCCGCCGCCTGAGCGATACGCGGCAGCGGGCAATGTTCGCTGACGTCGCTGCGCGCAACCAGTTTGGCGTCAGGCTCGCTCCATGCAGCCGCACAGAGCGAAGCCACACCCAGCGAAGCGGCCAGAAACATACCTCGGGCAATTTCAAGCTTCATCACGCAAGCTCTTGTTATTGATGGAGTCGAGAAGCTCACGATAGTCGACAAATTCAAGCCGTGCCGAAAAACGTGACCAATGGTCATTTTTTGATCAGCACAAGTCAAGTAGACCTAGGGCCAGAGGCGTTCGCTGCGGCGGATCGCCACCTCGCCACACGCAGCGACCAAGCATTAGCCAAAAAAAAGCCCCGCACGAGGCGGGGCTTCTTTCAGCTGAGGGCTGGTCGGCTTACATCATGCCGCCCATACCACCCATGCCGCCCATGTCCGGCATGGCCGGAGCAGGCTTGTCTTCTACGATCTCAGCGATCATGGCTTCGGTGGTGATCATCAGACCGCCAATGGACGCCGCAGCCTGCAGAGCAGAACGGGTGACCTTGGCCGGGTCGAGAATACCCATTTCGATCATGTCGCCGTACTCGTCGGTCGACGCGTTGAAGCCGTAGTTGCCCGAACCCTGCTTGACCTTGTCGACCACAACGCTCGGCTCGCCACCGGCATTGGCGACGATCTGGCGCAGCGGTGCTTCGACAGCACGACGCAGCAGCGTGATACCGACGTTCTGGTCTTCGTTCTCGCCCTTGAGCTCGGAGATGGCCTGCAGCGCGCGCACCAGGGCAACACCGCCGCCAGGTACCACGCCTTCTTCGACGGCTGCACGAGTGGCGTGCAGGGCGTCTTCGACGCGAGCCTTCTTCTCTTTCATCTCGACTTCGGTGCCGGCACCGACCTTGATCACGGCAACACCGCCAGCCAGCTTGGCCAGACGCTCTTGCAGCTTCTCTTTGTCGTAGTCGGAGGTGGTGTCTTCGACCTGCTTGCGGATCTGCGCAACGCGGGCTTCGATGTCGACCTGCTGACCAGCGCCGTCGATGATGGTGGTGTTTTCCTTGTTCAGCACGACGCGCTTGGCGTTACCCAGGTGCTCCAGGGTAGCGGTTTCCAGGCTCAGGCCGACTTCTTCGGAAATCACGGTACCGCCAGTCAGGATGGCGATGTCCTGCAGCATGGCCTTGCGGCGGTCGCCGAAGCCAGGCGCCTTGACAGCCGCGACCTTGACGATGCCGCGCATGTTGTTGACGACCAGGGTCGCCAGCGCTTCGCCTTCGACGTCCTCAGCCACGATCAGCAGCGGACGACCCGCCTTGGCAACGCCTTCCAGCACCGGCAGCAGTTCGCGGATGTTGGAGATCTTCTTGTCGACCAGCAGCAGCATCGGGCTGTCCAGCTCGGCAACCATGGTGTCCGGCTTGTTGATGAAGTACGGCGACAGGTAGCCGCGGTCGAACTGCATGCCTTCTACGACGGACAGTTCGTTCTCCAGGCCCGAGCCTTCTTCAACGGTGATCACGCCTTCTTTACCGACCTTTTCCATGGCTTCGGCAATGATCGCGCCGATGGAGCTGTCGGAGTTGGCAGAGATGGTGCCGACCTGGGCGATTGCCTTGAAGTCAGCGCACGGCTTGGACAGGCTCTTCAGCTCATTGACGATGGCGATGGTCGCCTTGTCGATGCCGCGCTTGAGGTCCATCGGGTTCATGCCAGCAGCGACAGCCTTCAGGCCTTCGTTGACGATGGCTTGAGCCAGAACGGTAGCGGTGGTGGTGCCGTCACCGGCCTCGTCGTTGGCCTTGGACGCAACGTCCTTGACCAGCTGCGCGCCCATGTTTTCGAAGCGATCCTTCAGCTCGATTTCCTTGGCAACGGAAACGCCGTCCTTGGTGATGGTCGGAGCGCCGAAGCTCTTTTCCAGCACCACGTTACGGCCTTTCGGGCCGAGGGTGGCTTTCACCGCGTCAGCCAGGACGTTGACACCGGTGAGCATCTTCTTGCGAGCGGAGTCGCCGAACTTAACTTCTTTAGCAGCCATGTTGATTCTTCCTCAAATTCTGTTGATGGAACGCAGTCGCTACAGAGCGAGCGCTGATCAGGCTTCGACGACGGCGAGGATTTCGTTCTCGCTCATCACCAGCAGGTCTTCACCGTCGACCTTGACGGTATTGCTGCCGGAGTAAGGGCCAAACACGACCTTGTCACCGACCTTGACGGCCAGGGCGCGTACTTCGCCGTTGTCCAGAACGCGGCCAGTGCCAACAGCGACGACTTCGCCACGGTTCGGCTTTTCGGCAGCGGAGCCCGGCAGGACGATGCCGCCTGCGGTCTTGGTTTCTTCTTCGCTGCGACGAATCACGACGCGGTCATGCAGAGGACGAAGCTTCATTGTCGATCTCTCCTAGTACAGTGGTTTCCATGCCGATGCTCAT
This DNA window, taken from Stutzerimonas stutzeri, encodes the following:
- a CDS encoding co-chaperone GroES; the encoded protein is MKLRPLHDRVVIRRSEEETKTAGGIVLPGSAAEKPNRGEVVAVGTGRVLDNGEVRALAVKVGDKVVFGPYSGSNTVKVDGEDLLVMSENEILAVVEA
- the groL gene encoding chaperonin GroEL (60 kDa chaperone family; promotes refolding of misfolded polypeptides especially under stressful conditions; forms two stacked rings of heptamers to form a barrel-shaped 14mer; ends can be capped by GroES; misfolded proteins enter the barrel where they are refolded when GroES binds), which produces MAAKEVKFGDSARKKMLTGVNVLADAVKATLGPKGRNVVLEKSFGAPTITKDGVSVAKEIELKDRFENMGAQLVKDVASKANDEAGDGTTTATVLAQAIVNEGLKAVAAGMNPMDLKRGIDKATIAIVNELKSLSKPCADFKAIAQVGTISANSDSSIGAIIAEAMEKVGKEGVITVEEGSGLENELSVVEGMQFDRGYLSPYFINKPDTMVAELDSPMLLLVDKKISNIRELLPVLEGVAKAGRPLLIVAEDVEGEALATLVVNNMRGIVKVAAVKAPGFGDRRKAMLQDIAILTGGTVISEEVGLSLETATLEHLGNAKRVVLNKENTTIIDGAGQQVDIEARVAQIRKQVEDTTSDYDKEKLQERLAKLAGGVAVIKVGAGTEVEMKEKKARVEDALHATRAAVEEGVVPGGGVALVRALQAISELKGENEDQNVGITLLRRAVEAPLRQIVANAGGEPSVVVDKVKQGSGNYGFNASTDEYGDMIEMGILDPAKVTRSALQAAASIGGLMITTEAMIAEIVEDKPAPAMPDMGGMGGMGGMM
- a CDS encoding multidrug efflux RND transporter permease subunit; protein product: MAFTDPFIRRPVLSSVVSLLIVLLGFQAFNSLVIRQYPQMESALITVTTAYPGANAETIQGYITQPLQQSLASAEGVDYMTSVSQQNLSVISVYARIGADTDRLYTELLSQANSVKNQLPQAAEDPVLNKQAADSTALMYISFYSEQLTNPQITDYLSRVIQPKLATLPGMAEAEILGNQVFAMRLWLDPIKLAAYGLSASDVNEAVRKYNYLAAAGEVKGQYVLTSINADTELKTPEAFAAIPLKTEGDSRVLLGDVARVEMGAESYNAISSFDGIPSVYIGVKGTPTANPLDVIREVRAIMPQIESQLPPSLKVTIAYDATRFIQASIDEVVKTLAEAVVIVIVVVFLFLGSLRSVLIPVVTIPLSMIGVMFFMQAMGYSINLLTLLAMVLAIGLVVDDAIVVVENIHRHIEEGKTPFQAAIDGAREIAMPVVTMTITLAAVYAPIGFLQGLTGALFQEFALTLAGAVLISGVVALTLSPMMCSRLLRHEENPTGLAHRLDVLFDRLKVRYQRALHGTLNTRPVVLVFAVIVLGLIPVLLKFTESELAPEEDQGIIFMMASAPQTANLDYLNAYTDQFLEIFKSFPEYYSWFQINGFNGVQSGIGGFLMKPWDERERTQMEVLPLVQAKIDRIPGLQVFGFNLPSLPGTGEGLPFQFVINTANDYESLLQVTERIKEKAEASGKFAFLDIDLAFDKPEIVVDIDREKAAQMGVSMEDLGVTLATLLGESEINRFTIEGRSYKVIAQVEQAYRDNPGWLSNYYVKNDRGEMLPLSTLIQVHDRARPTQLSQFQQLNAATIQGFPIVSMGEAIDTLRSIAQQEAPQGFTFDYAGASRQYIQEGTALYTTFALALAVIFLVLAAQFESFRDPLVILVTVPLSICGALIPLFLGLSSMNIYTQVGLVTLIGLISKHGIMIVEFANQLRRERGLSRREAVEEAAAIRLRPVLMTTAATVFGMVPLILASGAGAVSRFDIGMVIATGMTVGTLFTLLVLPAVYTLLASPDRAPDREAAV